Within Methanorbis furvi, the genomic segment TCTGCCGGGCGAAGGGATCGAGCTTGTACTTCTTCGCAAGCTCCATCATCAACATGAACTGTTCCGGTTTGCATCCTTTGGCAACCGTTTCAAGCATGATTGCTTTCTGTTCCGGCGTGTATTCTCCCTGAATCGTTGCAAGTGCTTCAGTCATCCGACCACCACCAAAACATACGAAATAATGACGGTTGCAACAATGAGACCGGCTGCAAATCCAATTGCGAAGGCAGTTCTGATAAGACTTCGTGCCTTGAACCTGATCCACTCATCGGACAATGATGATATGATCAGGGCGTCGGGATCAGTTATGATCCGGGGTTCCATACCTTCAGTTATCGGAGTAATTTTGTCGATCATACAAGCTCCTCGTGCATCTTCTTCAGCTTCGCCGCTTCTTGGATCACAAACTTCATTCTCTTCTCTGTCCACTCTGGATCTTCCGGGCAAATTGTGCAGGTGACACCCGGTTTTTTCGTGCTTCCTTCGATACGGATAGTCTCATACCGGGGATACTCCTGCGTGATGTGTTTTACCACAACCTGAACGGCGGTTTCTTCCGGTATCATTGTTCAAACCTCATGTTCATCCCGACCGTTTCAAAACCTCGCTCGTCAAAGGTGACGATTGCCGTAAGGTGATGTCTCTGTTCGTAAATCTCCCATGCTTCTTCTGAGAGTTCGCCGTGAAATACCGCTGCATGCAGCATGTCCCCAGTGTCCCAATGCAGAATGTGATTGAGGATCCACAACCCGATCCGCTGTTTGAGTTCGAGTATCATTTCCTGAACCTCCGATCTGTTGACGGATGCCACATCCGGCAGAAGCACATCCCGGTTACGGTGATTTCGGTCGCCGGGCATAAAGTGTTGAAAGTGGGATCGTCCCACTTCTCTGCCGGAACTCCGGCAACGGCTCCGCAGCTCTTGCAACGTCGTTCAGGAGTCATTTTCAGCACTCCTATCTCGATCTTCAAAATCACCTCTATCTCGTGGTGTGAGTTCTTCGAAAATCGTCACTTCTCGCTCGAAATCTTCAGGGAAGAGGGGTTCTGTGTACCAAATTATCTTGGATTTACTCTCTACGGCGTGTTTTTTACATTTTGGTGTTCCATGAACATCCTTACAACAGACATAATCTTCATCCTTTCCGAACTGATGATTACACCCCATAATCCCACAAACAAAACCTAATCGGGGATGATGCAGGCTCGCGTACTTACATTTGCATCTGAACTCCCCGTTATCGTAGTAGTAGGTTTTGGTCTCTCCGTTCATTCCTTCGCCTCCGGTAATTGTTTCAGCTGAACCTCGTAGTGATCGACGCCATACTGAGACGTGATGTAGTCCGCCTGATCCTCTTTCGGCAGCAAGTCCCGAACTGCTGTAATGGTCGGGTGTGCGTGCCGGTGCCACACGTCAAGACCGTGCTTCTTGATGATCTGTTTCCTGATCTCGTCTTCACCGATCAGCTTCACCGCGTCAGCTGCCTTGATCGATAATGCCTTCTCCCATATCTCCGGGCGCTCTTCCCTCAGTTTCAGGGCATTAAGATCAGATGTTGCTCTCTTGTCAGGAACTCCGACCAGCTCATACACATCTGAGGTGATCTGCTGCATTCGGATCTCTGCGACTGCGGCGACGGCTTCGGTGTTGAAGTTCTTCGCAAGATAGGCAAACCGGTCTGCAAGCTCCCGGCACCATGCGGCATACTCGTAGATGTCGGTTATCGGTTTCTGCGGGTAGATGCCGAGAAGTTCCCCCTCCAGTAGATACCCCTGATCAACAGTAGGATCAAAGGTCATGTTGCCGCCTCCAAAGGAACCTCAAGGAAGAGATTTATTGCTCTATCTCCGAGACCCTCCACATACAGCACATCAGCATCAGCGTAGAGGATCGCAGAGTGGAGGTTGCAACCTTCAGCGAGATACTCTTTGATTAACTCCGTGCGGAGCCGCATGTAAGCGCCGGTGATGTCTCTTCTTCTCGGCCTCATGCTGCCATCCCCTTTGCCTCAGCTTCGGCTCTCCTGATCGACGCCTCGATCTGCTTAATGATCCTCCCTATCTGCTGATGAGTGAGATGATATTCGTTGGCCAGTTGGTATGTCGTAATTTTTCCGCGTCCGCGTGGGAGATGTCGAGTACTCATGTACTTATGGTGAATTTCCCTTCGGTCAGCATCAGAGACTTTGCTCTGCGGGTGATTTTCTCCTTTTCGGGTGTTTGGTGCGTATGGATTGTTGCTATTCTCCTTCGGTGTAACAAGCTCCAAGTTCATGATAGAATTGTCCGTCTTGATTCCGTTCTTGTGGTTGATTTGCAACGTCGGATCATCGGGAACGCATCCATTTTG encodes:
- a CDS encoding HNH endonuclease signature motif containing protein, translated to MTDENIAADLVALAKFANKEWTAIPALGTIYDRFGNEIVGTLDNGYVRIKTSFRGVEKCIAKHRAIWIAQNGCVPDDPTLQINHKNGIKTDNSIMNLELVTPKENSNNPYAPNTRKGENHPQSKVSDADRREIHHKYMSTRHLPRGRGKITTYQLANEYHLTHQQIGRIIKQIEASIRRAEAEAKGMAA